One window of the Salvia miltiorrhiza cultivar Shanhuang (shh) chromosome 6, IMPLAD_Smil_shh, whole genome shotgun sequence genome contains the following:
- the LOC130989849 gene encoding BEL1-like homeodomain protein 4: MGIATPAVPPVTSHSKGYNSLQFVGKQHLSISMSQDYHQGIFSFSNGFERSQQEQQQHHIAQQIRRDKLRVQGFEPPLVGMDEEESTGLPVYETAGILSEMFSFPSAGGATATELLESQILQSYRNPRGGEWFPPRQGMVVGGDLGELKNQNHQHHQPQPQPQPQQHQIPSINADAAMQLFLMNPQQQRQQRSPSPSPSHPPPPSQSTSSTLHMLLPHHSSSSSSAALHHGGGFGQFTWLPNSGNESNPSDIPGGVVEGQGLSLSLSSSLQHLEAAKADELRMGEGNMLFFGQGSAPAQYHMKSLGAGGGGAMPSSSYGAVNMLRNSKYAKAAQELLEEFCSVGRGHFKKNKLRRQNNNDGNPNSNPNGGGGGGNSSSSSKDNPPLSAADRLEHQRRKVKLLSMLDEVDRRYNHYCEQMQMVVNSFDMVMGFGAAVPYTSLAQKAMSRHFRCLKDAIAAQLKLSCDLLGEKDAGTSGVTKGETPRLRMLDQSLRQQRAFHQMGIMEQEAWRPQRGLPERSVNILRAWLFEHFLHPYPSDADKHLLARQTGLSRNQVSNWFINARVRLWKPMVEEMYQQEAKDESGNEQERDQSSGSAQTPTPHTATTSATTAITPPPPNRSDSAHDNDPSFVAINTHCFTDNHATNAAADDMPPPAADALVRFGANAGDVSLTLGLRHAGNLPEKSPFSVRDFGGC, translated from the exons ATGGGAATAGCCACACCAGCAGTCCCTCCGGTTACCTCTCACTCCAAAGGCTACAATTCTCTACAGTTCGTGGGCAAGCAACACCTCTCAATTTCTATGTCCCAAGATTATCATCAAGGAATCTTCAGCTTCTCGAATGGATTCGAGAGATCACAGCaggagcagcagcagcaccaTATAGCCCAGCAGATCCGCCGCGACAAGCTCCGCGTCCAGGGCTTCGAGCCGCCGCTGGTCGGTATGGACGAGGAGGAATCCACCGGCCTCCCCGTCTACGAGACCGCCGGTATTCTATCGGAGATGTTCAGCTTCCCCTCCGCCGGCGGCGCCACCGCCACCGAATTGCTCGAGAGCCAGATTCTGCAGAGCTACCGGAATCCGCGGGGCGGGGAGTGGTTCCCGCCGCGGCAAGGGATGGTCGTGGGCGGGGATTTAGGCGAATTGAAGAACCAAAATCATCAGCATCATCAACCTCAGCCGCAACCGCAACCGCAGCAGCATCAGATTCCGAGCATTAATGCCGACGCGGCCATGCAGCTTTTCCTGATGAACCctcagcagcagcggcagcagcggtcgccgtcgccgtcgcctTCTCATCCGCCGCCGCCCTCGCAATCCACCTCCTCCACTCTCCACATGCTGCTGCCGCACCACTCCTCGTCGTCGTCCTCGGCCGCCCTCCACCACGGCGGCGGATTCGGGCAATTCACGTGGCTCCCCAACAGCGGCAACGAGAGCAACCCTAGCGACATCCCCGGGGGAGTCGTGGAGGGGCAAGGGCTCTCGTTGTCGCTGTCGTCGTCGCTCCAGCACCTCGAGGCGGCGAAAGCCGACGAGCTGAGGATGGGGGAAGGGAACATGCTCTTCTTCGGGCAAGGCTCGGCTCCGGCGCAGTACCACATGAAGAGCCTCGGCGCCGGCGGGGGAGGAGCGATGCCCTCCTCCTCCTACGGCGCCGTGAATATGCTCCGCAACTCCAAATACGCGAAGGCGGCGCAGGAGTTGCTGGAGGAGTTCTGCAGCGTCGGGAGGGGCCACTTCAAGAAAAACAAGCTCCGGAGGCAGAATAACAACGACGGAAACCCTAATTCCAACCccaacggcggcggcggcggcggaaacTCCTCCTCCTCGTCTAAAGATAATCCGCCCTTATCCGCGGCGGACAGGCTCGAGCATCAGAGGAGAAAGGTCAAACTATTATCCATGCTTGACGAG GTGGACCGAAGGTACAACCACTACTGCGAGCAGATGCAGATGGTGGTGAACTCATTCGACATGGTGATGGGGTTCGGCGCGGCGGTGCCGTACACCTCCCTCGCGCAGAAGGCGATGTCCCGCCACTTCCGCTGCCTCAAGGACGCCATCGCCGCCCAGCTCAAGCTCAGCTGCGACCTCCTCGGGGAGAAGGACGCCGGCACCTCCGGCGTCACTAAAGGCGAAACGCCCCGGCTCCGGATGCTCGATCAGAGCCTCCGTCAGCAGCGGGCGTTTCACCAGATGGGAATCATGGAGCAGGAAGCATGGCGGCCGCAAAGGGGCCTCCCCGAGCGATCGGTCAACATTTTGAGGGCTTGGCTTTTCGAGCATTTTCTCCACCC GTACCCAAGCGATGCAGATAAGCATCTGTTGGCCCGACAGACTGGTCTATCGAGAAACCAG GTCTCGAACTGGTTCATTAATGCGAGGGTCCGGTTGTGGAAACCCATGGTGGAGGAGATGTACCAGCAAGAAGCCAAAGACGAGTCTGGCAACGAGCAAGAGCGGGACCAAAGCAGCGGCAGCGCACAGACTCCAACGCCTCACACCGCCACCACTTCCGCTACCACCGCAATTACTCCTCCGCCACCAAACCGATCCGACTCTGCGCACGACAACGACCCTTCATTCGTCGCAATTAATACGCACTGCTTCACGGATAACCACGCCACCaacgccgccgccgacgacatGCCGCCGCCCGCCGCGGATGCGCTCGTAAGGTTCGGCGCCAATGCCGGCGACGTCTCGCTCACGCTCGGCCTGCGTCACGCCGGAAACTTGCCGGAGAAGAGTCCCTTCTCTGTTAGAGATTTTGGGGGCTgttga